The following proteins come from a genomic window of Flavobacteriaceae bacterium MAR_2010_188:
- a CDS encoding tRNA pseudouridine38-40 synthase: MHKYFYLVKIQFLGYRFHGWQKQPKLKTIHRMVDRTLKYVLGENTFKSLGAGRTDAMVSAESAAFELFLQEPITDIEAFLKDFNINLPQDIRALSVEEVAQDFNIIQNSKQKEYHYLFAYGDKFHPFCAPIMTTFLDDLDIKSMQKGARLFEGRHNFKAYCYKSSEKNKTFRTIEKSELIENSVYTANFFPEKSYLLKLKSSGFGRNQIRLMMGTLVELGRGDRDLNSIRESLEEGYETSMVYIAPASGLILHSIDFNQKSD, from the coding sequence TTGCACAAGTATTTCTACTTAGTAAAAATTCAATTTTTAGGTTATCGTTTTCATGGCTGGCAAAAGCAGCCAAAACTGAAAACGATTCATAGGATGGTAGACCGAACTTTAAAATATGTTTTAGGAGAAAATACATTTAAATCTCTTGGAGCAGGAAGAACCGACGCCATGGTTTCCGCGGAATCCGCCGCTTTTGAATTGTTTCTTCAAGAACCAATTACAGATATTGAAGCTTTTCTAAAAGATTTCAATATCAACCTTCCGCAAGATATAAGAGCACTTTCGGTTGAAGAAGTTGCTCAGGATTTTAATATTATTCAAAATAGTAAGCAAAAGGAATATCATTATTTATTTGCCTATGGCGATAAGTTTCATCCATTTTGTGCCCCGATCATGACTACATTTTTGGATGACTTAGATATTAAATCGATGCAAAAAGGCGCTAGATTATTTGAAGGACGACATAATTTTAAAGCTTACTGCTATAAGAGTTCGGAGAAAAATAAAACGTTCAGAACCATTGAGAAATCTGAATTAATAGAAAATTCTGTTTACACAGCTAATTTCTTTCCAGAAAAGAGCTATTTGTTAAAGTTGAAATCATCAGGTTTTGGTAGAAATCAGATTAGATTAATGATGGGCACTTTAGTGGAATTGGGTAGAGGTGACCGAGATTTAAATTCTATCAGGGAGAGTCTAGAGGAAGGTTATGAAACATCGATGGTTTATATTGCCCCCGCCTCAGGACTGATTCTTCATTCCATTGATTTTAATCAGAAGTCCGATTAA
- a CDS encoding cyclase → MLTKRIIPCLDVKDGRTVKGINFLDLRDAGDPVELAKKYAENGADELVFLDISATLEGRKTMLDLSLRVAEQIDIPFTIGGGISSIEDVDALLHCGADKVSINSAAVKRPELIKELSDKFGSQCIVVAIDAKQIDGNWKVYLAGGSIPTELDLFDWAKEVESLGAGEILFTSMDHDGTKNGFADEALSKLSDIVNIPIIASGGGGNVQHFIDTFNIGKADAALAASIFHYGEVEILDLKRELSQKNIPVRL, encoded by the coding sequence ATGTTGACCAAAAGAATAATTCCTTGTTTAGACGTAAAAGACGGCAGAACCGTAAAAGGCATCAACTTTTTAGATTTACGTGACGCAGGCGACCCGGTAGAACTAGCGAAAAAATATGCTGAAAACGGTGCCGACGAGCTTGTCTTCCTAGATATCTCTGCGACACTGGAAGGTAGAAAGACAATGTTAGACCTGTCTTTGAGAGTTGCTGAACAAATTGATATTCCTTTTACAATTGGTGGTGGAATTTCTAGCATTGAAGATGTAGATGCTCTTTTGCACTGCGGCGCTGATAAGGTCTCGATAAATTCTGCCGCTGTAAAACGTCCAGAATTAATAAAAGAATTATCTGATAAATTTGGGAGTCAGTGCATTGTTGTGGCAATAGACGCTAAACAGATTGATGGCAATTGGAAGGTGTATTTGGCCGGAGGTTCAATACCAACTGAGCTTGATTTATTCGACTGGGCAAAAGAGGTTGAATCACTTGGAGCAGGTGAGATTTTATTCACGTCTATGGACCATGATGGAACCAAAAATGGATTTGCAGATGAAGCTTTATCGAAACTTTCAGATATTGTAAATATTCCTATAATTGCTTCTGGCGGCGGCGGAAATGTCCAACATTTTATAGATACCTTCAACATAGGCAAAGCAGATGCCGCATTGGCTGCAAGTATTTTTCATTACGGCGAAGTTGAAATCCTCGATTTAAAAAGAGAACTTTCTCAAAAAAATATACCAGTAAGACTTTAA
- a CDS encoding imidazoleglycerol-phosphate dehydratase codes for MKKVLFIDRDGTLIKEPADEQIDSFQKLEFLPKVFYYLGKIADELDYQLVMVTNQDGLGTESHPEKNFWEVHNFMMDTFKNENILFDKVFIDKTYAKDNAPTRKPNTGLLTEYFTDQFDLKNSYVIGDRLTDIELAKNLGAKGIFINHETQLGEGEINADKSQLDETKALETDNWKDIYEFLKVENRTYSVSRKTNETDINIKVNLDGTGKSNIDTGLNFFDHMLDQLSRHGQVDLDIKVNGDLEVDEHHTIEDTAIALGEVFNKALSDKLGIERYGFCLPMDDCLAQAAIDFGGRNWLVWEADFNREKIGDMPTEMFYHFFKSFTDSAKCNLNIKAEGRNEHHKIEAIFKAFAKAIKMAVKRDVEKMILPSTKGML; via the coding sequence ATGAAAAAAGTATTATTTATAGATAGAGATGGGACGCTTATTAAGGAACCAGCCGACGAGCAAATCGATTCATTTCAAAAACTGGAATTTCTACCTAAAGTGTTTTATTATCTAGGTAAAATCGCTGATGAGTTAGACTATCAATTAGTGATGGTGACCAATCAAGATGGTTTGGGTACAGAATCCCATCCCGAAAAGAATTTTTGGGAAGTGCATAATTTTATGATGGACACCTTTAAAAATGAAAACATTCTATTCGATAAAGTATTTATTGATAAAACTTATGCAAAGGACAATGCGCCAACCAGAAAACCAAATACTGGACTTCTCACAGAGTATTTTACAGATCAATTCGATTTAAAAAATTCTTATGTCATCGGTGACAGATTAACCGATATAGAATTAGCAAAAAATCTCGGTGCCAAAGGGATTTTTATTAATCATGAAACCCAATTAGGAGAAGGAGAAATAAATGCTGATAAATCTCAACTAGATGAAACTAAGGCTTTAGAAACTGATAATTGGAAGGATATTTACGAATTTTTAAAGGTTGAAAATCGAACCTATTCGGTTTCAAGAAAAACAAATGAAACCGATATCAACATAAAAGTAAACCTAGACGGAACCGGAAAAAGCAATATTGATACAGGACTTAATTTTTTCGACCATATGTTAGACCAATTGTCTAGACACGGTCAGGTTGATTTAGACATAAAAGTAAATGGCGATCTAGAAGTAGACGAACACCATACCATTGAAGATACCGCGATTGCCTTGGGAGAAGTTTTCAACAAAGCTCTTTCTGATAAATTAGGTATTGAAAGATACGGATTTTGTTTGCCTATGGACGATTGTCTAGCACAAGCCGCGATTGATTTTGGAGGTAGAAATTGGTTGGTCTGGGAAGCAGATTTTAATAGAGAGAAAATAGGTGATATGCCGACAGAAATGTTCTATCACTTTTTCAAATCCTTTACCGATTCAGCCAAATGCAATTTAAATATAAAGGCCGAAGGTCGCAACGAACATCATAAAATCGAAGCAATATTTAAGGCATTTGCAAAGGCCATTAAAATGGCTGTAAAACGTGATGTTGAAAAAATGATTTTACCTTCGACTAAAGGAATGCTTTAA
- a CDS encoding magnesium transporter: MKHFPYISSKKKKRKYDAHNHPPGTIIYTGKKETSATRLEIFNYNSEKVERLESGSVEDAFNLTNPNSIIWINLNGLSDTVAIEKLGNHYNIHPLILEDIANTDQRPKIDEFEDYLFIAFKMIYFEDDKKLSYEHISMIVGNGYVLTFQESDGDVFDHLRERILNNKGRIRTVGADYLAYTIMDAVVDNYLSVVESFGDHIEELETSLFESETDDDVPAEIQKYKRRILKLRRSILPFREVVNRLEKLELPLIDKRTQSYIRDLYDHILQVSESIDLYREMIWGLMDMHMNILSNKMNEVMKVLTIIATIFIPLTFIAGIYGMNFDNIPELHYKNGYFVLLGVMVVIFLFMLLYFRRKKWL; encoded by the coding sequence ATGAAACACTTCCCATATATTTCTTCCAAAAAAAAGAAAAGAAAGTACGACGCACATAACCATCCTCCAGGAACAATTATCTACACGGGCAAAAAAGAAACTTCTGCCACACGACTAGAAATATTCAATTACAATAGCGAAAAAGTCGAACGACTTGAGTCGGGTTCTGTTGAGGACGCTTTTAACCTCACAAATCCAAATTCTATTATTTGGATCAATCTTAACGGACTTAGTGATACGGTGGCTATAGAAAAACTTGGTAACCATTACAATATTCACCCGCTCATCTTAGAAGATATTGCGAATACCGACCAACGCCCAAAAATTGATGAATTTGAGGATTATTTGTTCATTGCTTTCAAGATGATTTATTTTGAAGATGATAAGAAGCTATCTTACGAGCACATTAGTATGATTGTGGGCAACGGCTATGTTTTGACCTTTCAAGAATCTGATGGAGACGTTTTTGACCATCTTAGGGAAAGGATATTAAACAATAAAGGACGGATAAGGACGGTAGGTGCAGATTATTTGGCCTACACCATAATGGATGCCGTAGTAGATAATTATCTTTCTGTCGTTGAAAGTTTTGGCGACCATATTGAAGAGTTAGAAACCAGCTTATTTGAGTCCGAAACCGATGACGATGTTCCTGCTGAAATTCAAAAATATAAACGGAGAATATTAAAACTTAGACGGTCAATTTTGCCCTTTAGGGAAGTCGTTAACCGATTAGAAAAACTTGAACTCCCTTTGATCGATAAACGGACCCAAAGTTATATTAGAGATCTCTATGATCATATTCTGCAGGTTTCGGAATCTATAGATTTATATAGGGAAATGATTTGGGGTCTCATGGATATGCATATGAATATTCTAAGCAATAAGATGAACGAGGTGATGAAAGTTCTAACTATTATTGCAACTATTTTTATTCCTTTAACCTTTATTGCGGGAATTTATGGGATGAATTTTGACAACATCCCAGAACTCCATTACAAAAACGGATATTTTGTGCTCTTAGGAGTAATGGTAGTAATATTTCTTTTTATGCTCCTTTATTTTAGAAGAAAAAAATGGCTTTAA
- a CDS encoding O-sialoglycoprotein endopeptidase, producing the protein MTTQDIYILGIESSCDDTAAAVLINDRILSNVVANQSIHQEYGGVVPELASRAHQQNIVPVVDLAIKKSNISKKQLSAIAFTRGPGLMGSLLVGTSFAKSLAYGLDIPLIDVNHMQAHILAHFIDEENYSKPPFPFLAMTISGGHTQIVKVSDYFNMEIIGETIDDAVGEAFDKSGKILGLGYPAGPEIDKLAKLGNPKAFKFTRPKVDGLNFSFSGLKTAILYFIQAETKKDPNFIQDNLNDICASIQYTIIGILIDKLKMASKETGINHIAIGGGVSANSGIRTALKNGEKKFGWTTYVPKFEYTTDNAAMIAIVGYLKYLNNDFSNPNVSASSRLKI; encoded by the coding sequence ATGACCACACAAGATATCTACATTCTAGGCATTGAGTCATCGTGCGATGACACTGCCGCCGCAGTACTTATTAACGATAGGATTTTGAGTAATGTTGTTGCTAACCAAAGTATCCACCAAGAATACGGCGGAGTAGTTCCAGAACTGGCTTCGCGCGCGCATCAGCAAAATATTGTCCCGGTAGTTGATCTGGCCATAAAAAAATCTAATATTTCTAAAAAGCAATTAAGCGCGATTGCCTTTACAAGAGGTCCAGGATTAATGGGTTCTCTTTTGGTCGGCACTTCTTTTGCAAAATCTTTGGCGTACGGACTCGATATTCCCCTTATTGATGTAAATCATATGCAGGCTCATATTCTTGCCCATTTTATAGATGAAGAAAATTACTCTAAACCTCCATTTCCTTTTTTGGCGATGACCATCTCTGGCGGGCACACCCAAATAGTAAAAGTTTCCGATTATTTTAATATGGAAATTATTGGCGAAACCATTGATGATGCGGTTGGTGAAGCGTTTGATAAAAGCGGAAAGATTCTAGGTCTTGGTTATCCTGCCGGTCCTGAAATTGACAAATTGGCCAAATTAGGAAATCCAAAAGCGTTTAAATTTACTCGGCCAAAGGTTGATGGTCTTAACTTTAGCTTTTCTGGTTTAAAGACTGCAATCCTTTATTTTATTCAAGCTGAAACTAAGAAAGACCCAAATTTCATTCAAGATAATTTAAACGATATCTGCGCCTCTATTCAATATACAATAATCGGAATCTTAATCGATAAATTGAAAATGGCATCTAAGGAAACCGGTATAAACCACATTGCAATTGGAGGCGGGGTTTCTGCCAATTCCGGGATTAGAACTGCACTGAAAAATGGTGAGAAAAAATTTGGATGGACAACCTACGTCCCAAAATTTGAATACACCACCGATAATGCAGCGATGATTGCAATTGTTGGCTATTTAAAATATCTGAATAATGACTTTAGCAACCCCAATGTAAGCGCTTCTTCGCGCTTAAAAATTTAA
- a CDS encoding glyceraldehyde 3-phosphate dehydrogenase: MANLKLGINGFGRIGRIVFRATVNRPDVEVVAINDLLEVDHLAYLLKYDSVHGRFDGTIEVKDGNLVVNGKTVRITAERDPRNLKWDEVGAEVVAECTGIFTTLDSADYHLQAGAKKVVISAPSKDAPMFVMGVNDDKITKEMNIVSNASCTTNCLAPIAKVMDDNFGIEEALMTTIHATTATQLTVDGPSKKDFRGGRSALLNIIPASTGAAKAVGKVIPKLDGKLTGMAFRVPTADVSVVDLTVRTVKETSLEEIKAAFKKASEGKMKGVLGYTDELVVSQDFVSDARTSIFDADAAIELNSKFFKIVSWYDNEWGYSNKLVDLAQYVHSL, encoded by the coding sequence ATGGCAAATTTGAAATTAGGAATTAACGGGTTTGGAAGAATTGGTAGAATTGTCTTTAGGGCAACTGTAAATCGTCCAGATGTAGAGGTTGTAGCAATAAATGATCTTCTTGAAGTTGATCACTTGGCATACTTATTAAAATATGATTCAGTTCACGGAAGATTCGATGGAACAATTGAAGTGAAGGATGGTAATTTGGTGGTAAACGGTAAAACGGTTAGAATAACTGCAGAACGTGACCCAAGAAACCTTAAGTGGGATGAAGTAGGAGCGGAAGTTGTTGCTGAATGTACCGGGATTTTTACAACTTTAGATTCAGCTGATTATCACCTTCAAGCAGGAGCTAAAAAGGTTGTTATCTCTGCACCAAGTAAGGATGCACCTATGTTCGTAATGGGCGTAAATGATGATAAGATTACTAAAGAAATGAATATCGTTTCTAATGCATCATGTACTACCAACTGTTTAGCGCCAATCGCTAAAGTAATGGACGATAACTTTGGTATCGAAGAAGCTTTAATGACGACGATACACGCTACGACGGCAACTCAATTAACTGTAGATGGTCCTTCTAAAAAAGATTTCAGAGGCGGTAGAAGTGCACTTTTAAACATTATACCTGCATCGACCGGTGCTGCAAAAGCTGTTGGTAAGGTTATACCAAAATTAGATGGTAAGCTTACTGGTATGGCTTTTAGAGTTCCAACTGCAGATGTTTCAGTTGTGGATTTAACTGTTAGAACGGTAAAAGAAACTTCCTTAGAAGAAATTAAAGCTGCGTTTAAGAAAGCTTCAGAAGGTAAGATGAAAGGAGTCTTAGGATATACTGATGAATTGGTAGTTTCCCAAGATTTTGTTTCGGATGCCCGAACAAGTATTTTTGATGCAGACGCTGCGATAGAACTTAACTCTAAATTCTTCAAGATAGTTTCTTGGTATGATAATGAGTGGGGCTATTCAAACAAACTGGTGGATCTTGCGCAATATGTGCATTCCCTATAA
- a CDS encoding phosphoribosyl-ATP pyrophosphatase /phosphoribosyl-AMP cyclohydrolase → MIIDFDKNADGLVPAIIQDNETKNVLMLGYMNEEAFLKTNQTNFVTFYSRSKQRLWTKGEESGNVLNVVNIKLDCDNDTLLISVNPEGPTCHTGSDTCWNENNDQNFGFLDTLEQIISERKEDSNSEKSYVSSLFADGINKIAQKVGEEAVETVIEAMDSNDDLFLNESADLLFHYLILLQAKGFQLSDIVEILKQRHISKG, encoded by the coding sequence ATGATAATTGATTTTGATAAAAATGCAGATGGATTAGTGCCAGCAATCATTCAGGATAACGAGACCAAGAATGTTTTGATGCTTGGTTATATGAATGAAGAAGCTTTCCTTAAAACAAATCAAACCAATTTCGTTACTTTCTATAGCAGAAGTAAACAAAGACTTTGGACCAAAGGAGAAGAAAGCGGCAATGTTTTAAATGTCGTAAATATTAAGCTGGATTGTGATAATGACACTTTACTTATTTCGGTAAATCCTGAAGGACCAACTTGTCACACTGGTTCTGATACTTGCTGGAACGAAAACAACGATCAGAATTTTGGTTTTTTAGATACTCTAGAACAGATCATTTCTGAACGTAAGGAAGATTCTAATTCTGAAAAATCCTATGTATCTTCTTTGTTTGCAGATGGCATAAATAAAATTGCGCAGAAAGTAGGAGAGGAGGCGGTAGAGACCGTTATTGAAGCAATGGATTCTAACGATGATTTGTTCTTAAATGAAAGTGCAGATTTGCTTTTTCACTACCTAATTTTGTTACAAGCGAAAGGCTTCCAATTAAGCGATATTGTTGAAATTCTAAAGCAGCGACATATTTCCAAAGGTTAA
- a CDS encoding histidinol-phosphate aminotransferase produces MMKTDFNLEDFVRQNVKNLKSYSSARDEFKSNDEDLVFLDANENPFNNGVNRYPDPQQTRLKIKIGKIKNINTENILLGNGSDEVLDLIFRAFCEPKTDNVIILPPTYGMYKVLANVNDIECREVLLSENFQPNVEAILKKQNTSSKLLFICSPNNPTSNLFQVHKIEKLLQEFNGLVVIDEAYLDFTDYKSWSERLDEFPNLIVTQTLSKAHGMAGIRLGICYASNEIIRILNRIKPPYNINELTQQRALQGLNSSDETDKQIKEIKAERKKLVSELREVIFVVKIFHSDANFLLVRVDDADKRYQQFMENGIIVRNRTNEPLCKNCLRFTIGTTLENQKLMIVAKNISQN; encoded by the coding sequence ATGATGAAAACCGATTTCAACTTAGAAGATTTTGTTAGGCAAAATGTAAAAAACCTTAAATCATATTCATCTGCCAGAGATGAGTTTAAGAGCAACGATGAAGATTTGGTTTTTTTGGACGCCAACGAAAATCCTTTCAACAACGGGGTAAATCGTTATCCAGATCCGCAGCAGACACGTTTAAAAATTAAAATTGGTAAAATTAAAAATATTAATACAGAAAATATCCTGTTAGGCAATGGTAGCGATGAAGTGCTGGATTTGATTTTTAGAGCATTTTGTGAGCCAAAAACGGACAATGTAATTATTCTTCCGCCAACCTACGGGATGTATAAGGTGCTCGCGAATGTTAATGACATTGAGTGCCGAGAAGTTCTGTTGTCCGAAAACTTTCAACCTAATGTTGAAGCAATCTTAAAGAAGCAGAATACTTCCAGTAAATTATTATTTATCTGTTCGCCAAACAATCCAACATCTAATTTATTTCAAGTTCATAAGATTGAAAAACTTCTCCAAGAATTTAATGGATTGGTAGTTATTGATGAAGCTTATCTGGATTTTACTGATTATAAAAGCTGGAGCGAAAGATTAGATGAATTTCCTAACCTTATCGTTACCCAAACACTTTCTAAGGCACACGGAATGGCAGGTATCCGACTCGGAATTTGTTATGCCTCCAATGAGATTATCCGAATTTTGAATAGAATAAAACCTCCGTATAACATAAATGAATTGACCCAACAACGGGCCTTACAAGGTTTAAATTCCAGCGATGAAACTGATAAACAGATCAAGGAAATTAAAGCTGAAAGGAAGAAATTAGTCAGTGAACTTAGAGAGGTTATTTTTGTGGTAAAAATATTTCACTCTGATGCAAACTTTCTTCTAGTTCGTGTTGATGATGCAGATAAGAGATATCAGCAATTTATGGAGAACGGTATAATTGTTAGGAACAGAACTAATGAACCCTTATGCAAAAACTGTCTTCGGTTTACAATCGGTACAACTCTAGAAAACCAAAAATTAATGATAGTTGCAAAAAATATAAGTCAAAATTAA
- a CDS encoding 6-phosphofructokinase → MASKIKKIAVFTSGGDSPGMNAAIRSVVRTCAYYKIDCVGVYRGYEGLIEGDFLPMDARSVKDIINKGGTILKTARSKDFRTPEGRAKAYEKIKAAEIDAFVAIGGDGTFNGAMVFNQEHNFPVMGIPGTIDNDIYGTTHTLGYDTALNTVVEVIDKIRDTASSHNRLFFVEVMGRDVGHIALNVGVGAGAEEILIPEEDLGLDRLLESLRRSKRSGKSSSIVVVAEGDKIGKNVFQLKDYVEENMTEYEVRVSVLGHMQRGGSPSCFDRVLASRMGVKAVESLLDGKTNFMVGLINDKITLTPLDQAVKGKSEINKELLRVSDIMTT, encoded by the coding sequence ATGGCAAGTAAAATTAAAAAAATCGCGGTTTTTACCTCTGGTGGAGACTCTCCTGGAATGAATGCAGCCATTCGTTCCGTGGTAAGAACTTGTGCTTATTATAAGATAGATTGTGTTGGAGTTTATCGTGGTTACGAAGGATTGATTGAAGGTGATTTTCTCCCAATGGATGCTCGTAGCGTAAAGGATATCATAAATAAAGGAGGCACCATTCTTAAAACGGCCAGATCTAAAGATTTTAGAACTCCTGAAGGTCGTGCCAAAGCTTACGAGAAAATTAAGGCAGCGGAGATTGATGCGTTTGTAGCAATCGGAGGTGACGGAACGTTTAATGGAGCTATGGTATTCAACCAGGAACACAATTTCCCAGTTATGGGAATACCTGGTACTATCGATAATGATATTTATGGAACAACCCACACCTTAGGTTACGACACGGCGCTCAATACCGTGGTCGAAGTAATCGATAAGATTAGAGATACTGCAAGTTCCCACAACAGACTATTTTTTGTTGAAGTCATGGGCCGAGATGTTGGCCATATCGCATTAAATGTTGGTGTAGGAGCAGGGGCTGAAGAAATTCTAATTCCCGAAGAGGATTTAGGACTTGATCGTTTGTTGGAATCTTTAAGACGAAGTAAACGTTCTGGAAAATCTTCAAGTATTGTGGTTGTTGCCGAAGGAGATAAAATCGGAAAGAATGTTTTTCAGCTTAAAGATTATGTAGAAGAAAACATGACAGAATATGAAGTTCGTGTTTCAGTCTTAGGACATATGCAACGTGGCGGCTCACCTTCTTGCTTCGACCGAGTATTGGCAAGTAGAATGGGAGTAAAAGCTGTAGAAAGCTTGTTAGATGGTAAGACCAACTTTATGGTCGGTCTCATCAACGATAAAATAACCTTAACCCCTTTAGATCAAGCGGTAAAAGGAAAATCAGAAATTAACAAAGAATTATTACGTGTGTCAGATATTATGACCACATAA
- a CDS encoding 1-(5-phosphoribosyl)-5-[(5-phosphoribosylamino)methylideneamino] imidazole-4-carboxamide isomerase: MRIIPAIDIIDGKCVRLTQGDYNSKKIYNENPVEVAKKFENHGIEYVHIVDLDGAKAGAIINYKVLEQVSTKTNLKIDFGGGLKTNEDLHIAFNSGARQITGGSIAIKNPKLFESWIAKYGSQKIILGADCRDRKISINGWKDQSDEEVIPYIKDYRAKGLRYVICTDISKDGMLEGPSFDLYSEILKEFENQSSDQNIKLIASGGVSSIEDINRLEDLGCEGVIVGKALYENKINLRDLESHA, translated from the coding sequence ATGAGAATTATCCCAGCTATAGATATCATTGATGGAAAATGTGTGCGATTGACCCAAGGTGACTATAACTCCAAAAAAATATACAACGAAAATCCAGTGGAAGTTGCGAAGAAATTCGAAAATCACGGGATAGAATATGTTCATATCGTAGACCTAGACGGCGCTAAAGCGGGCGCAATAATTAACTATAAAGTTTTAGAGCAAGTATCTACCAAGACAAATCTTAAAATAGATTTTGGTGGTGGTCTTAAAACCAACGAGGACTTGCATATCGCTTTTAATTCAGGAGCGAGACAAATTACCGGTGGCAGCATTGCGATAAAAAATCCTAAGCTTTTTGAAAGTTGGATTGCTAAATATGGAAGTCAAAAAATAATTTTGGGCGCCGATTGTAGGGACAGAAAAATATCCATTAACGGTTGGAAGGATCAAAGTGATGAAGAGGTAATTCCATATATAAAAGATTATCGCGCCAAAGGATTACGCTATGTTATTTGTACCGATATTTCTAAGGATGGGATGTTAGAAGGTCCGTCATTTGATCTTTATTCGGAAATATTAAAAGAATTTGAAAATCAATCTTCAGATCAAAATATAAAACTGATTGCTTCAGGTGGAGTTTCCTCAATTGAAGATATCAACAGGCTTGAAGATTTAGGCTGCGAAGGTGTCATTGTTGGTAAAGCTCTTTACGAAAACAAAATCAACTTAAGGGATTTAGAAAGTCACGCTTAA
- a CDS encoding glutamine amidotransferase, producing MEVAIIDYGAGNIKSLQFAFQRLGIDAKLTNNWEEIQTADKVIFPGVGEASSAIKMLKKQDLHELIPKLKQPVLGICLGMQLLCNSSEEGNTVGLGVFNTTVKKFNNDLKVPHMGWNTIKKLQSNLFDGVKDSEYMYLVHSFYADKCEETIAITEYGIEYASALKKDNFYGVQFHPEKSSKAGQQILKNFLVI from the coding sequence ATGGAGGTAGCAATAATAGATTACGGCGCGGGAAACATCAAAAGCTTGCAATTTGCATTTCAACGTTTAGGCATTGATGCAAAGTTGACGAACAATTGGGAAGAAATACAAACGGCGGACAAAGTCATTTTTCCAGGAGTAGGTGAGGCAAGTTCAGCTATAAAAATGTTGAAGAAACAGGATTTGCATGAGCTTATACCAAAACTTAAACAACCGGTATTAGGAATCTGCCTCGGCATGCAACTACTTTGCAATTCTTCCGAAGAAGGGAATACTGTGGGATTGGGAGTGTTTAATACGACTGTGAAGAAGTTTAATAATGATTTAAAAGTCCCGCATATGGGATGGAATACCATAAAAAAACTGCAATCTAACCTCTTCGATGGTGTAAAGGATTCTGAATATATGTATCTTGTTCACAGTTTTTACGCGGATAAATGTGAAGAAACTATTGCAATCACAGAATATGGAATCGAGTATGCTTCAGCTTTAAAAAAAGATAACTTTTATGGAGTTCAATTTCATCCAGAAAAAAGCAGCAAGGCAGGACAACAAATATTGAAGAACTTTCTGGTAATATGA